One window of Triticum dicoccoides isolate Atlit2015 ecotype Zavitan chromosome 5A, WEW_v2.0, whole genome shotgun sequence genomic DNA carries:
- the LOC119297704 gene encoding UDP-glucosyltransferase UGT13248-like, whose protein sequence is MVHADETTHILLVPYPAQGHLNPILQFGKRLAGHGGVRCTVAATKFVVGSTKPSPGSVHVAVFSDGCDAGGPAELGGHKGPYFEQLESAGSEALDELLRTEAASGRPVRVVVYDTFMPWVAPLARRYGAACAAVLTQTCAVDVVYTHARAGRVPVPVRKGDSPLELPGLSCRLGAADVPTFLTDSDAHHPSLRDMLMNQFAGLGAVDHVFVNSFFDLEPQEAEYLASTLGARTIGPTVPSAYLDDRLPDDASYGFHLHTPMTAVTKAWLDARPPRSVVYASFGSIVAPGPDQMAEVAEGLRNAGSQFLWVVRATETAKLPEGFAARAAARGDLIVPWCPQLEVLAHGAVGCFVTHCGWNSTVEALSAGVPMVAVPQWSDQPTNAKYIEDVWRVGVRARPDAGGLVRKGEVERCIKEVMGGKEYKRRASEWREKAKAAVSEGGTSDRNIADFLSKYRVAK, encoded by the exons ATGGTGCACGCCGACGAAACCACACACATCCTCCTCGTCCCGTACCCGGCCCAGGGCCACCTCAACCCGATCCTCCAGTTCGGCAAGCGGCTCGCCGGCCACGGCGGCGTCCGGTGCACCGTCGCGGCGACCAAGTTCGTCGTCGGCTCCACGAAGCCGTCCCCGGGCTCGGTGCACGTCGCCGTTTTCTCCGACGGCTGCGACGCCGGCGGGCCCGCTGAGCTGGGCGGGCACAAGGGCCCCTACTTCGAGCAGCTGGAGTCGGCCGGGTCCGAGGCGCTGGACGAGCTCCTCCGGACCGAGGCGGCGAGTGGCCGCCCAGTGCGCGTGGTGGTGTACGACACGTTCATGCCGTGGGTGGCGCCCCTGGCGCGGCGGTACGGGGCGGCGTGCGCGGCGGTGCTCACCCAGACGTGCGCCGTGGACGTCGTGTACACGCACGCACGGGCCGGGCGCGTGCCGGTGCCGGTGCGCAAGGGGGACTCCCCACTCGAGCTCCCTGGACTGTCGTGCCGGCTCGGCGCCGCCGACGTGCCGACGTTCCTGACCGACTCCGACGCGCACCACCCGTCCCTACGCGACATGCTGATGAACCAGTTCGCCGGGCTCGGCGCCGTGGATCACGTGTTCGTCAACTCCTTCTTCGACCTGGAGCCTCAG GAAGCCGAGTACCTGGCGTCGACGCTGGGGGCCAGGACGATCGGGCCGACGGTGCCGTCGGCGTACCTGGACGACCGCCTGCCCGACGACGCGTCCTACGGCTTCCACCTGCACACCCCGATGACGGCCGTGACCAAGGCGTGGCTGGACGCGCGCCCGCCGCGCTCCGTCGTGTACGCCTCCTTCGGCAGCATCGTGGCGCCGGGGCCGGACCAGATGGCCGAGGTGGCCGAGGGCCTCCGCAACGCCGGCAGCCAATTCCTGTGGGTGGTGCGCGCCACGGAGACGGCCAAGCTGCCCGAGGGCttcgcggcgagggcggcggcgcggggggacCTGATCGTGCCGTGGTGCCCGCAGCTGGAGGTGCTGGCGCACGGCGCCGTGGGGTGCTTCGTGACGCACTGCGGGTGGAACTCCACCGTGGAGGCGCTGAGCGCCGGCGTGCCGATGGTGGCGGTGCCGCAGTGGTCGGACCAGCCGACCAACGCCAAGTACATCGAGGACGTGTGGCGCGTTGGCGTGCGCGCGCGGCCGGACGCCGGCGGGCTGGTGAGGAAGGGGGAGGTGGAGAGATGCATCAAGGAGGTGATGGGCGGCAAGGAGTACAAGAGGAGGGCGTCGGAGTGGCGGGAGAAGGCCAAGGCCGCCGTGAGCGAGGGCGGCACCTCCGACCGCAACATCGCCGATTTCCTCTCGAAATATCGCGTGGCAAAATGA
- the LOC119299848 gene encoding UDP-glucosyltransferase UGT13248-like: protein MVHADETTHILLVPYPAQGHLNPILQFGKRLAGHGGVRCTVAATKFVVGSTKPSPGSVHVAVFSDGCDAGGPAELGGHKGPYFEQLESAGSEALDELLRTEAASGRPVRVVVYDTFMPWVAPLARRYGAACAAVLTQTCAVDVVYTHARAGRVPVPVRKGDSPLELPGLSCRLGAADVPTFLTDSDAHHPSLRDMLMNQFAGLGAVDHVFVKFEEVKNFSAKRIY from the exons ATGGTGCACGCCGACGAAACCACACACATCCTCCTCGTCCCGTACCCGGCCCAGGGCCACCTCAACCCGATCCTCCAGTTCGGCAAGCGGCTCGCCGGCCACGGCGGCGTCCGGTGCACCGTCGCGGCGACCAAGTTCGTCGTCGGCTCCACGAAGCCGTCCCCGGGCTCGGTGCACGTCGCCGTTTTCTCCGACGGCTGCGACGCCGGCGGGCCCGCTGAGCTGGGCGGGCACAAGGGCCCCTACTTCGAGCAGCTGGAGTCGGCCGGGTCCGAGGCGCTGGACGAGCTCCTCCGGACCGAGGCGGCGAGTGGCCGCCCAGTGCGCGTGGTGGTGTACGACACGTTCATGCCGTGGGTGGCGCCCCTGGCGCGGCGGTACGGGGCGGCGTGCGCGGCGGTGCTCACCCAGACGTGCGCCGTGGACGTCGTGTACACGCACGCACGAGCCGGGCGCGTGCCGGTGCCGGTGCGCAAGGGGGACTCCCCACTCGAGCTCCCTGGACTGTCGTGCCGGCTCGGCGCCGCCGACGTGCCGACGTTCCTGACCGACTCCGACGCGCACCACCCGTCCCTACGCGACATGCTGATGAACCAGTTCGCCGGGCTCGGCGCCGTGGATCACGTGTTCGTCAAGTttgaagaagtgaagaacttctct GCAAAAAGGATCTACTGA